Within the Mus caroli chromosome 10, CAROLI_EIJ_v1.1, whole genome shotgun sequence genome, the region CTCAACTCTAAAAGGCAATTAATTCAAATGTTAAAGAAATCTGCTCTTTCAACTCAGTCCGACCCTGTTAAAATAAAACAGCCAGAAGTGATAATTACATCCTAAACGGCTTTTCTACATCACTGGTGTCTATGGCAGGAATGGACCACTGGGAAGCACCCCATAGAATGTGGTTAGTGCTACCCGCCTCAACACAGGAAAATACACACAGGAGTTTAATTTCCCCAAAGATGAGCACAGATTCTTTTTACACAAATGATGTGTAGATTTCAATCCATTGAGAAGGTTTGTAGGGATTTATTTCTAATACTGAACCATTACTTTCTATTATAATGCATACTTACAAATAAGATGcaaattattctctctctctcttttttttaataaaggccAAAAAGTGACATATAGTCCTCATCATTTCTCTTAATAGGCATTTTCTATTAGGTAACTCCTCTTTGCTACCACACACGACCAACATGGAATGATTTTAAAGGCGTAATTTAAagtctggttttttgttgtttatttttttttaaatgattgtcACACTTGACTGGATTCTATCacattccaccaccaccaccacaaaaatattaaataaagcaagtatttgtttttaatacttaaaattgTCTAACTGAGAGCACAACAGTTTGGGGGGAAATTATGACATACTACTATGCAGATCTGACCCAAATAGTATACTTTATCACCACATTTAAAGCTGTAAAATTCATGAAACTCTTTTCAGTAACCAGTAattggatttctttttaattagcaTCTACTTGGCAAGTCCTTAACATTAATAGGGGGCGTGGCTTCGAGTCACCATGTAAATAAGCACTGAATAAATTAATCTCAATTATGTTTTCCCCAGAGGAAATTGCAGGAATATCACCACCCGTCAAAATCTCCAGCTTTGATTTATTCTCAGCTAGCTCACCATGGATGTAAATATTAACAATATCATTTCTGCCCCTGTCCCACCCAGCCcttcctttccccattccccCCCATCCCTTCAGGTTTACACTGCTTGATGGCTTTTTGTTTGTCTAAAACACTGTATCTTCAAGAAGCTTTTAAGCTAAGCCTCAGCacaagagggagggaaaaaatgGTTAAGACCCATCTAAcaaatacaaggaaaaaaaaaatgtcttgggtTACCCAGCTGAGACCAATCCTCAGATTGTAGATTTAGAATTGAAACTTTACATGGAAGTCATTGATAACATTGGAAGAGCTTGACATGAGAATTCTCACCTTCTGGGCTGCTTTAGAGGGGCTCTTGTTTTTGCTGCCTTTGGGTCTTCCTCTGGGTCTCTTAGGAGAGGGCTCACAGGTTGTCTCCTGGTTGTAAAGAGGAGAGAAACGCTGTTGTGGCTAGAGCGGCTGAAGGAAATTCACCCCGACTCTGACTGTGCTCTCTGCCTGGGCTGCCTCACCAACCTGCTGGAAGCCATTCGGTTCAACATAGTCGGATGGTGGTGGTGCAGCCTTGACAAAAGGGGACATAGAGCCGTAGTTTGAACACCAGTGTTTAAGGAGGAAGCTACTCTACGTGTGAAAACtgaattatatttcaaaatcaaaaggATGGCAAGCCCCCGGGACAAGCTGCACGGTCTAGAAAAGCACATGTTTTTAAAGGTACAAAGTAGAATCTACATGGCTATGCCCTTGGCAACTCacagaaataataaacattttatatgacTACTGCTACGTATttctaaacaacaaaaatagtcatAAATAGATGGAAAGataggagagggggagagagaaagagggggggtgCATGGGCTGCAGTCACCTCTATGTGCCAGTGTTCCAGGTGGTTTAGGATTCAACCCACACAGTCTGAGTGAAATATTGGAGCGATTATCCAAACTCTTCAGCTCTGAATAATTCCACACCCcctaaaatttccaaataattatgGTAAATCTGAGGTGGGAGGTTTTGCTTGAATTATCTAGATAATTGCTTCAATTCTCCACTTCCTTTTGGAGAGACAGGCATGCTCTCCAGTCgaaatttaaatatctttttacaAACATAAACATGTTGTCCtcaacccccccttttttttaaagagacttttGGGCGGGGGGGAGGGTGGACTGGAAAGAAAAACGGGGTAGTGGGGAGAAAAATCCAAGTATCTGGGAAAGAGAAATTGAAACATCCACGAGGTCACCAGGTATATTAACGTTTGACTTTATTGGGTGCTAGGCTAAGTAGCCAATACTCAAGCAATTAAGAAAAAGTGATAGATTTGCCGCGGACGCTGAACGTCTCTCCGGTGAATCATCTACTCTTGTTTCATTCAAATTGGGTGCTTAAACGAGACTAATTACAACTCCGGAGCGTTCTCCAAGGAAGTTCGCAAGCTAGAGAgcggggggagggagagagcggAGGGGGGTGCTTAGAAACTTCCATTGGACACCAGCGCCAGTGGGCACTTAGAGCAAACACATCggaaacacatttttctttgtgaACTCGGCCTTCACTCAAAGGTAAAAACTCCCAGCCACCTCCGGATCCCATTGCGTTTTCCTTTagcctttgggggaggggtgcgATTAGTAGGATTCAGAAAACCTGGGTGGCTGGTGGGAAGCAAGGGGGAAGAGCGGAGACTTCCTAGGAGGTGTAAAACGGGATCCCAAAGCACTGTAAAGTGTCGCTAAGGGCAGAGCGGGAAAACTCGGCCGCCTCTAGACTAGTTTGTTTCCTTTGATGATTTCCCAAAAGGTACACTCCTTGTTTTTCTAAAACACAGCAACAAACTTTCTTCGATTTCCCACCTAGCTCTACGGGGGCAATTTAGGACTTTAGGATTATTTTCTAATCTGCCTATTGGCCCGAGGGAAGCGatttaaagcaaaagaagaaatgagaagtttttggtttttttaaaggcCGGGAAGGGAGTTTTACTGTTCTCAATAGACGCGTCCCTAGGCTTGGAAATTGCTGCGAACGTCCCAACCccctgcccgcccgcccgcccccgGCCCTGGGCGCTGCGCACAACTCTGCAACAGCCGGCTTGCACGCTTAATTGGTTGCATCCGCAGACAAAACCCTCCATTCCACGGGGTCCTGGGTGCCCCTCGACCGTCCCTTCCCAGCCCCCAGCCACTCGCCCAAGAGGACGCTAAAATTTGGGCTGCTCGGAGGCGCGGGATCGAGGAGCCAAAGAGGGACCCGACTCCTGGCGGGGAAGCGACCCTGGCTACCGTGCACTTTccttccagagctccctgggagaAGCGCGTTTCCCGGGCCCGCGGGGGCCTGGGATCCTCCGGGATCCCTTCCCCGCCAGCCCCGGCGGCTGTAGCAGCTCGGCGGGCATTTAAATATCCTCAGGAGGAGCACCAGGCGGGCAGTCGGCTCCGCACGCGCTCTTTGTCGGGAGGGCGCGAGCCTTGGGCCATGGAGTGTGGGGAGGGCACCGAGGGGGCGGCCGCGGCGCATCAGTCTCCTACGGGAAGGCGGCCCCGAGAAGCCGGAGGAAGCCGCGGGTCTAAGAGCTTCGGACTCGCAGTCCTGACCCTCCTGAACTCCCCAGTCCCCCAGTCGCCAAAGCGGCTGACAAAGCGACTCTTTTAATCTGTGGGACCCCCGAGGTTCGctgtccacccccaccccgccacgCCGCGCCGCTCCGGAGCTGCGCACAATAGCGAAAGTCCCTGTCCACGCCTCGCGCGACCCCACCTCCACCGGGTGGCTGCGGCTCGCCGCGGGACCCCATCTCTTGGAGCCGGGGAGCGCGGGGACCCAGAGAGACTGCGGCGCGCACTCTCCAGGGGGACTCGGTCTCCCGCCCCACCTACACCCGGGTGGCAGGCGGGCTAGCTTGCGCCGCCGTGGCCGCTGCGCTCCTGCGCTCCGGTCGCCCGGCGTGTCGCGGGGCCCCGGGGGCAGAGGCGTCGCGGGTGGGCTGAGTGGCCCCTCCGCGCCGGCGTACTGACTTGCAGCTGCTTCCTGGGTCGGCCGCGTCCTCGCTTCTGTGGCACCAGGGCGGCAGGTTGTCCCTGGGATGATGTGGACGGCTGCCCGGCGCCCTCACCGCGTGCGCTCATCCTGCCTCCCGCCGCCGCTACCACTGCCTCCGCCGGTACCGCCGCTACAGCCGCTCGGTCTCCGCCGCCCCGGATCCGCCCAGCACCTTTCGGGAGACGGGATGGAGAGAGCTGGAGAGGGCAAGAGCGACAAGAGCAGGCGAGCTGGCGTGTGCGCCGGGGACTGCTGCTGCTTAGGCTGCCGCCGCTGCCACCATCAACACCGGACGTCCAGCGGCTgccaaaaagagagaggggaggaggaagcgaggaggaggaggagaggaggaggaggaaaggaggaggcgCTGCGGGCGGTGGGTGGCGGAGGTAGAGGTGGAGGTAGCGAGAGGAGGCGGGAAGcgagggagagggaagagttgGAGGCGGAGAGGGTTCCTCTCTCCGCAAAGGCTCGGGAGTTGCGGGTACTGAGACGCTCGGCAGCAGCTTGGAGAGGGAAGAGACTTGGAGTGAATTGTGTCCCTTGAAATGTTAGGCGGGGAAAGAATTCcgcctcctctcccccaccccagagggagagagagagggaggagggcgggaaggagagacagagacgcagagagccagagagagacacagagaagagggacagagacagaaacacagaaagagagtcagagacaaagagagacagaacgGGGCAGAAACAGAGACTGACTAGTGCGGTCTGAAAGCGAGGAGAGAGTGGAAGGTTCTGCCAGGATCCGGTAGGGCGCCCAGCTCAGCTCTAGCAAGGAACAGAGCAGTGGGTGGCACCGCGCCTCCTCGGGTGGCAGGGtcaggcggcggcggcggcagcagcactGCAGAGATGCAGAGGGACAAGCTGCTGGCCTCTGCGCTCTGCACCCGGAGCCCAAGTTTTGCCCGTGCTGCAAGTTTTCAGAGTTCCTGCCCGGGATTCAAGagggatgagtgtgtgtgtgcgtgcgtgtgtatgtgtgtgcgtgtgtgtacacgcgCGCTCGCACTTACGGAGGGGGTGGCGGGAACGGGGAGTGCCCACCTCTGATCGTGGGCGGATAAAGGGGAGGGGGCTGcaggagaagccagaggagggggCAGGCCAGGCGGACCGCCGAGCCCAGGCGCCTGGCCGCCGGCCAGAGGCAGCGTTCGAAACACAACTGCCTCGAAGGCGGCGGCACCCGGGTGCCACCCGGATCCCCGGCTTACGTGCTCCCGCCAGCAGTAGGGTTAAAAAGACAGGGCCTGGGCTCTCCTGCCGGATCGCCGCTGGAGGCCACCCCTGAGCGGTTGTCCTAAGAAGGCAAGAGAAAATGACTATCTCAGAGTCACCCTGGAGAGCTTGGCTTCTACCTGCGCTTCCACCGAGGGGTGCCCGAAGTTTCCGGAAGCATTCAGGGTCAACCGCCTCTGTCTACTATTTCAGCCCCGGGAAAAGAGCGACCAAGGAGTCGGagcgccacccccaccccccacccacccaccccccccccccccccccccccccccccccccccccccccccccccccccccccgctccacTGAGAAATGCCCTCACCCCAGAGCTCACGGGCCGGCGCACAAACACAgcgtgcacaaacatacatacacgcGCCCACGCGTGTGAGCGCAGACAAGCTTGCACGAAGATTcacgtgtgcgcgcgcacacacttCACTAGCAAGCAGGCACGCAAACAAACCCGTGCTTAAACACACACTACCAGACACACGATGGTGCCAGTAAGCACATTCGCAACAaaagcacacacttgcacactatACACAGGAACACCGAGTGTGTCAGCTTCTTTATCGACGTCCCCGCCCCCAGGACTGACCACTGGAGCAGGCGCTGCACCCCCGTGCCCATAGAGTATAAGGGATATTACAGATCACTTATCCTTCCACCGCACCAATTGCCTGAAGTTTGCCTTCATTTTAACCTTCTCCCTCAGAATTCCTTTCTGCCAAGTCCTAATTTTATAGCCTGGGCTGTTTCTAGGATATGTGAACACCATTGTGGCCACAGTCGGTTTTTTGAAAGGCGtaaaaccttttaaaagacaCCTCTTTCTCATCCTTGAATAACACGAATctggaagggggaagaaagaaaatcttaGGGTCAGATTTTCCCACATCGCACCCAAAATTGTGTTGGACTGACTCCAGAATAAAAATGTTCACCcagtgaagtattttttttttcttacaaagatACGGAACACCATGGAAAAAAACGCCTTCTTTACAGCTCTAACGCCTGGATCTAGGCTCTGCCAGGTTCCGCTGTACTTGAGGCACGTGTAAATGTCTGCTTGGGCGCGACTGTGCTGATTGGTTAGCGTTGCCGTTTTAAATCCGTTTCCAGCTGCCCTTTGCAGAGTTGGGACACTTCTCTGTATCTAGAGTGCTCTGCAGGAACCGAGGGCTGTCGTTGAGTCTGGGAACGCTTAGCTCTGATGGAGAGGAAGAGCCACCCATACCTCCAGATGGAGCCCAGCAACTGAATACCGAGGGAGGGGTCTAACAGGAACCAAAGGTTTTGTCAGGGCTTGGCTGAAAGATGGTATCTTCATCAAAGGGACTGAAATTTCACATTCTCACGAGTGCACTGACATTTCCTAGCTGAGGAGTTTGCAcgtttcctctgtgtgtgtgtgtgtgtgtgtgtgtgtgagagagagagagagagagagagagagagagagagagagagagagagattgcacaTTTACTCTTTGATGCGTGCATTTTACACATGTGCATAATATGGGCTTCTGTTTTGATTCTTGTTTGATTGGCCATAGGGACAGACAAAGTTCTAGGAAATGGATTTAAGCAAAAGTCACCCAGGATTTTGGTCAGCTAATTTTATGCTGAGAATCACATTATCTCCCtagatttgtgtttgtttgtttaaggtaCAAATGCTAGCAAGCACGAGATCCCAACCCCgggtggggatgggtggtggCAGTGGAGAGTTTTGAActgttttttgttggtggtgttgtgtgtatgtgcatgtgtgttggttttgggttttttgcttgtttggttggttgtgttttttggtttttgttttgttttttgcaataACCTAGAATCTAAgagaatcacattttaaaaaaggggAAATCCAGCCAATTGTTTTCATTCCATTTTGTTCTCAGATTTGAGCCCTTTTGAGTTTATGGAAACCAGGGTATAAACAAGTTTTTCCTTCAATTTTATCAAGTTAGCCTTATACATTGTTATTCTTTGAAGCCTAGAATCCTTACAAGTTACTGTATACTTTTTATTCTTGCAGGCAAGGCAtaaaactttgttttcattttctaaattatcAAGATTTTTATTATTGAGGTGCTATCTTTATATTCCAGTCTTTTAATTACGCTCAATGGCTATATTTTTTGTcttaaggaaacattttttttctcatttacatttg harbors:
- the Hmga2 gene encoding high mobility group protein HMGI-C; translation: MSARGEGAGQPSTSSQGQPAALVPQKRGRGRPRKQLQETTCEPSPKRPRGRPKGSKNKSPSKAAQKKAETIGEKRPRGRPRKWPQQVVQKKPAQETEETSSQESAEED